One part of the Raphanus sativus cultivar WK10039 chromosome 7, ASM80110v3, whole genome shotgun sequence genome encodes these proteins:
- the LOC130498085 gene encoding uncharacterized protein LOC130498085: MTLQPLQTVLHSQSQSGRLAKWAIELGEYDIEYKPRTSSEAQVLADFIIELVPSKTDTDDKTRKWKLHVDGASPKQGSGVRIQLESPTGEVIEQSFCLGFNASNNEADYESLIAGLRLVQSIGARKISAFSDSQLVTSQFHGEYEAKNERMEAYLARDRGIANGEDDLPLVEEIVTRSKSKGHIQESEEELLEAPQNQRTSGESSRRTRSGVARTAPARSVPEEIHVHEVNNESQKPFQDELESRPDWRTLIFNYIETGELPPERWEARNLKARRSRYCIMEGKIFKRTFSEPYLLCASPKEASIILKKTHDRSCVFLAIKIKKHGYFSPTIISDSEQFAARCDRCQQHAPMLHQPTQKLSIIYSPYPFMKWSMDIVGPFVSSGPAQLRFLWKNIVCRHGLPYEIITDNGSQFISKVIKDFCDKWKIKLKFAGPRYPKCNGQAEATNITIVNNLKKRLDLKKSKWSEELNGVLWECRTTPHTATQETLFSLSYGIEAVIPPEIEVSSQRRGICPDNVEINKEMLLEYLDMIEERRERATVRIQNYQQAAARYYDSNVRGRSFSIDDLVLRKVFDGPKENGAGKLGTRWEGLKFAVASTN, from the exons ATGACGTTGCAACCATTACAAACGGTCTTACACAGCCAGAGCCAATCCGGAAGATTAGCGAAGTGGGCGATCGAGCTCGGAGAATACGACATTGAGTACAAGCCACGAACGAGCTCGGAAGCACAAGTACTAGCAGATTTTATTATCGAGCTCGTTCCCAGCAAAACTGACACTGATGACAAAACCAGGAAATGGAAACTCCATGTCGATGGAGCCTCACCGAAGCAGGGGTCAGGTGTTAGAATACAGCTTGAATCCCCAACTGGAGAGGTGATCGAACAATCTTTCTGCCTAGGCTTCAACGCGTCAAACAATGAAGCCGATTACGAGTCCCTGATCGCCGGACTACGACTCGTCCAAAGCATCGGAGCCCGGAAGATAAGCGCCTTCAGTGACTCACAGCTCGTCACAAGCCAATTCCACGGCGAGTATGAGGCTAAAAATGAAAGGATGGAAGCCTACCTAGCA AGGGATCGCGGGATCGCCAACGGTGAAGACGATCTCCCGCTGGTCGAGGAAATCGTCACCCGCAGTAAATCTAAGGGACACATCCAAGAATCCGAGGAGGAGTTACTCGAAGCTCCGCAGAACCAAAGGACTTCAGGCGAGTCCTCTCGGAGAACTCGATCAGGTGTTGCAAGGACGGCGCCTGCTCGATCAGTTCCCGAAGAGATACATGTTCACGAGGTGAACAACGAATCACAGAAACCTTTCCAGGACGAGCTCGAGAGCAGGCCGGATTGGAGAACCCTAATATTCAATTACATTGAGACCGGGGAACTTCCACCTGAAAGATGGGAAGCTCGAAATTTAAAAGCCCGGAGATCGCGCTATTGCATCATGGAAGGAAAAATCTTTAAGAGAACCTTCAGTGAGCCGTATCTATTATGCGCATCGCCAAAAGAAGCTTCGATCATTCTCAAGAAAACTCACGACAGATCATGCGTTTTCTTggcaatcaaaataaaaaagcaTGGTTATTTCTCGCCAACTATCATTAGCGACAGCGAACAGTTCGCAGCAAGGTGTGACAGGTGCCAACAGCATGCGCCTATGTTGCATCAACCAACACAAAAGTTGTCAATCATATATTCACCGTACCCATTCATGAAGTGGTCCATGGATATAGTGGGACCCTTCGTCTCGTCGGGGCCAGCACAGCTTCGATTCCTTTGGAAGAACATCGTTTGTCGACATGGCCTCCCGTACGAAATAATCACGGATAATGGTTCCCAATTCATCTCGAAGGTTATCAAAGATTTCTGCGACAAGTGGAAGATCAAGTTAAAGTTCGCAGGCCCTCGATACCCAAAGTGTAACGGGCAAGCCGAAGCCACGAACATAACGATAGTAAACAACTTAAAGAAGAGACTCGATCTCAAAAAATCTAAATGGAGCGAAGAACTGAACGGAGTGCTCTGGGAGTGCCGAACAACGCCCCATACAGCAACCCAAGAAACACTGTTCTCTCTATCGTACGGAATCGAAGCAGTAATACCACCCGAGATCGAGGTCTCGTCTCAGCGACGAGGAATATGCCCCGATAACGTCGAAATAAACAAAGAAATGTTGCTCGAATATTTGGACATGATCGAAGAACGTCGAGAACGAGCTACGGTACGCATCCAGAATTACCAGCAAGCCGCTGCTCGTTACTACGATTCAAATGTAAGAGGCCGCAGCTTCTCGATCGACGACCTAGTGCTACGAAAAGTGTTCGATGGACCAAAAGAAAATGGCGCAGGGAAATTAGGAACGAGATGGGAAGGCCTAAAGTTCGCGGTGGCGTCTACGAACTAG